From Anopheles funestus chromosome 3RL, idAnoFuneDA-416_04, whole genome shotgun sequence, a single genomic window includes:
- the LOC125767940 gene encoding spectrin beta chain isoform X1: MTTDISVVRWDPSQGPGNEFIEDIEYDGGNSSSRLFERSRIKALAEERESVQKKTFTKWVNSHLVRVNSPIKDLYVDMRDGKNLIKLLEVLSGERLPRPTKGKMRIHCLENVDKALQFLREQRVHLENIGSHDIVDGNASLNLGLIWTIILRFQIQDITIEETDNKETKSAKDALLLWCQMKTAGYHNVNVRNFTTSWRDGLAFNAIIHKHRPDLIQFDKLSKTNPIQNLNNAFNVAEEKLGLTKLLDAEDIFVDHPDEKSIITYVVTYYHYFSKLKQETVQGKRIGKVVGIAMDNDRMINEYESLTSELLKWIEVTIVQLGDRHFVNSLVGVQQQLAQFSNYRTVEKPPKFVEKGNLEVLLFTLQSKMRANNQKPYTPKEGKMISDINKAWERLEKAEHERELALREELIRQEKLEQLAARFNRKATMRETWLSENQRLVSTDNFGFDLAAVEAAAKKHEAIETDIFAYEERVQAVVAVCNELEAEKYHDIERIAARKDNVLRLWNYLIELLRARRMRLEFSIQLQQNFQEMIYILDSMEEIKQRLLTDDYGKHLMGVEDLLQKHSLVEADINVLGDRVKQVVQNSQKFLVDEEDNYKPCDPSIIVDRVQRLEDAYAELCKLAVERRSRLEENRKLWQFYWDMADEENWIKEKEQIVSADEIGHDLTTVNLLLSKHKALESEIQSHEPQLTAVSEVGDELVRRGHFGADRIDERLKEIMAMWSNLRQLTDNRRKRLEDAVDYFQLFADADDIDNWMLDALRLVSSEDVGRDEANVQSLLKKHKDVADELKNYAETIEQLHAQADRLTLNPPEQEKVRERLAAIDARYKELMELAKLRKQRLLDALSLYKLISESDGVEQWIGEKERMLQTMVPGKDIEDVEIMKHRYDGFDKEMNANASRVAVVNQLARQLLHVEHPNSQEILEKQNHLNNSWSKLREQAESKRDDLKSAHGVQTFYIECRETVSWIEDKKRILTETDSLQMDLTGVMTLQRRLSGMERDLAAIQAKLTALENEADAIEGEHPEEAALIRERVAQIQTIWEQLTQMLKERDSKLEEAGDLHRFLRDLDHFQAWLTKTQTDVASEDTPTSLPEAEKLLNQHQSIREEIDNYTEDYKKMMEYGEGLTSEPTQTEDPQYMFLRERLKALKDGWEELHQMWENRQVLLSQGLDQQLFNRDARQAEVLLSQQEHVLSKDDTPVNLEQAENQLKRHEAFLTTMEANDEKFNTIVQVAGQMTSKDHFDADKITKRAESIAHRRDDNRNRALELHEKLKNQVKLHEFLQDIEELTEWVQEKYITAQDDTYRSAKTVHSKWTRHQAFEAEIAANKERLHEAKKAAQELMVEKPEFKEIIEPKLTDLSKNFDELETSTKEKGALLFDAKREVIVQQSVDDIDSWMDDLEKQIINTDTGNDLTSVNILMQKQQIIQTQMAVKARQVEELDKQTEVLTKTAPSDVVEPIVEKKTAVNARFEKIKAPLLERQRQLEKKKEAFQFRRDVEDEKLWIDEKMPLAESTEYGNSLFNVHVLKKKHQSLNTEIDNHEPRIMTICNNGQKLIDEGHEDAGSYADLISQLTQKWQELKDAVENRHRQLDQSEKVQQYFFDAAEAESWMSEQELYMMVEDRGKDETSAQNLMKKHESLEQSVEDYADTIRQLGETARQLTTEQHAYSDQVSVKQSQLDKLYAGLKDLAGERRARLDEALQLFMLSREVDDLEQWITDREVVAGSHELGQDYDHITLLWERFNEFAQDTATVGSERVAKANGIADDLIHAGHSDSATIAEWKDGLNESWQDLLELIETRKAMLAASRELHKFFHDCKDVLGRINEKQHGVSEELGRDAGVVSALQRKHQNFIQDLMTLHAQVQQIQEESAKLQAAYAGEKAREITNREHEVLNAWAHLQAMCDERRGKLADTGDLFKFFNMVRTLMLWMEDVVRQMNTSEKPRDVSGVELLMNNHQSLKAEIDTREDNFSACLALGKELLSRNHYASADIKDRLLQLTNSRNALLHRWEERWENLQLILEVYQFARDAAVAEAWLIAQEPYLMSTELGHTIDEVENLIKKHEAFEKSAAAQEERFSALERLTTFELKEMKRRQDAAEEAERQRLEAEAAARAAAEAEAEAARQAEAAAARDAADAPGSPHSTREQESVAGETFVSRRHSGTPKERSSSSASASAGVKVSRRSRSKSPFRSFRWKRTASKADEAASDDEDRPSPGGADEGAQEGILTRKHEWESTTKKASNRSWDKVYCVARSGRLTFFKDQRSAKSVPEQTFRGEPPLELKGAQIEIASDYTKKKHVFRIKLSNGGEFLLQCHDDSEMQQWVTALKAQCELDASGEGRSLTLPASSQKDEQKRRSFFTLKKN; encoded by the exons ATGACGACTGACATTTCCGTAGTACGATGGGACCCTAGCCAGGGTCCTGGAAATGAATTTATCGAAGATATCGAATACGACGGAGGAAACTCCAGTTCCCGTTTATTCGAACGATCACGCATCAAGGCGTTAGCAG AGGAACGTGAAAGTGTTCAAAAAAAGACATTCACAAAATGGGTCAACTCGCACCTTGTTCGGGTGAACAGTCCGATCAAAGACCTGTATGTCGATATGCGGGATGGCAAAAACTTGATCAAGCTGCTAGAGGTACTCTCGGGTGAGCGATTGCCACGGCCAACGAAGGGCAAGATGCGTATCCACTGTCTGGAAAATGTGGACAAAGCGCTGCAATTTTTGCGTGAACAGCGTGTCCATTTGGAAAATATCGGTTCGCACGATATTGTCGATGGTAACGCTAGTTTGAACCTGGGCTTGATCTGGACAATCATTCTGCGCTTCCAG ATTCAAGATATTACTATAGAAGAAACGGACAACAAAGAGACCAAATCTGCCAAGGATGCGTTGCTGCTGTGGTGTCAAATGAAAACTGCCGGTTATCATAATGTAAACGTGCGCAACTTTACCACCTCGTGGCGTGACGGATTGGCGTTCAATGCAATTATACACAAGCACCGGCCGGACTTGATACAGTTCGACAAGCTGTCGAAAACAAATCCGATCCAGAACTTGAACAATGCATTCAACGTCGCGGAAGAGAAGCTTGGCCTGACGAAGCTGCTCGACGCGGAAGACATCTTCGTCGATCATCCGGACGAAAAGTCAATCATTACGTACGTCGTGACGTACTATCACTACTTCAGCAAGCTGAAGCAGGAAACGGTACAGGGCAAGCGTATTGGCAAGGTGGTCGGTATTGCGATGGACAACGATCGCATGATCAACGAGTACGAATCGTTGACGAGCGAGCTGCTGAAATGGATTGAAGTGACGATCGTGCAGTTGGGCGATCGGCATTTTGTCAACTCGCTCGTAGGCGTACAGCAACAGCTGGCACAGTTCTCCAACTATCGCACGGTCGAAAAGCCGCCGAAGTTTGTCGAGAAGGGCAACCTCGAGGTGCTACTGTTCACGCTCCAGTCAAAGATGAGagcaaacaatcaaaaacCGTACACGCCCAAGGAGGGTAAGATGATTTCAGATATCAACAAGGCCTGGGAACGTTTGGAAAAGGCTGAGCACGAGCGTGAACTGGCGTTGCGCGAGGAGTTGATCCGCCAGGAGAAGCTAGAGCAGCTTGCAGCCCGCTTCAACCGCAAAGCTACGATGCGTGAAACCTGGCTGTCCGAGAACCAGCGTCTGGTTAGCACGGATAACTTTGGCTTTGATTTGGCTGCAGTCGAAGCAGCCGCCAAAAAGCATGAAGCTATCGAAACGGACATCTTTGCGTACGAGGAGCGAGTGCAAGCTGTGGTTGCAGTTTGCAACGAGCTGGAAGCCGAAAAGTATCACGATATTGAGCGCATTGCTGCCCGCAAGGATAATGTGCTGCGTCTGTGGAACTACCTGATCGAGCTGCTCCGTGCTCGACGCATGCGCCTCGAGTTCTCCATTCAGCTACAGCAGAACTTCCAGGAGATGATCTACATTCTGGACTCGATGGAGGAGATCAAGCAACGTTTGCTGACGGACGATTACGGCAAACATCTGATGGGTGTAGAGGACTTGCTGCAGAAGCATTCGCTCGTCGAGGCGGACATCAACGTGCTTGGTGATCGTGTGAAACAAGTTGTACAAAATTCGCAGAAGTTCTTGGTGGACGAGGAGGATAACTACAAACCGTGCGACCCATCGATCATCGTCGATCGCGTCCAGCGTCTGGAGGATGCGTACGCCGAACTGTGCAAGCTCGCTGTCGAACGTCGCTCCCGGTTGGAGGAGAACCGCAAGCTGTGGCAGTTCTACTGGGACATGGCTGATGAGGAGAACTGGATCAAGGAGAAGGAGCAGATTGTGTCGGCAGATGAGATTGGTCACGATTTGACGACGGTTAACTTGCTGTTGTCGAAACACAAGGCGCTCGAATCGGAGATACAGTCGCACGAACCGCAACTGACGGCCGTCAGCGAGGTTGGAGATGAGCTGGTGCGCCGTGGTCACTTCGGTGCAGATCGTATCGATGAGCGTTTGAAGGAAATCATGGCTATGTGGAGCAATTTGCGCCAGCTGACAGACAACCGTCGCAAGCGGCTAGAAGATGCGGTAGATTACTTCCAGCTGTTTGCCGACGCAGATGACATCGATAACTGGATGTTGGACGCTTTGCGGCTGGTATCGTCCGAGGATGTGGGTCGCGATGAAGCAAATGTGCAGAGTTTGCTTAAGAAGCACAAGGACGTTGCGGACGAGCTGAAGAACTACGCCGAAACGATCGAACAGCTGCATGCTCAGGCCGATCGCTTGACGCTTAACCCTCCGGAACAGGAGAAGGTACGCGAGCGTCTCGCTGCGATCGATGCCCGCTACAAGGAGCTGATGGAGTTGGCCAAGCTGCGCAAACAGCGACTGCTGGATGCTCTCAGCCTGTACAAGCTGATTTCCGAAAGCGACGGTGTCGAGCAATGGATCGGAGAAAAGGAACGCATGTTGCAGACAATGGTCCCGGGCAAAGACATCGAAGATGTGGAAATCATGAAGCATCGTTACGACGGATTCGACAAAGAAATGAACGCCAATGCGTCTCGCGTCGCTGTAGTGAACCAGCTTGCCCGACAGCTGTTGCATGTGGAGCATCCAAATTCACAGGAAATTCTAGAGAAACAGAACCACCTGAACAACTCCTGGTCGAAGTTGCGCGAGCAAGCGGAAAGCAAGCGCGACGATCTGAAATCGGCTCACGGTGTGCAGACGTTCTACATCGAATGTCGCGAAACGGTGTCGTGGATCGAGGACAAGAAGCGCATCCTCACCGAGACGGACAGTCTACAGATGGATTTGACCGGTGTGATGACGCTGCAGCGCCGTCTGAGCGGTATGGAACGCGATTTGGCCGCTATCCAGGCGAAGCTGACGGCGCTCGAGAACGAAGCCGACGCAATCGAGGGTGAACATCCGGAGGAGGCCGCATTGATCCGCGAGCGTGTGGCACAGATTCAAACCATCTGGGAACAACTGACCCAGATGCTGAAGGAGCGCGATTCCAAGCTGGAGGAGGCTGGCGATTTGCACCGTTTCCTACGCGATCTGGATCACTTCCAGGCATGGTTGACCAAGACACAGACGGATGTCGCTTCCGAGGATACGCCAACATCGCTGCCCGAGGCTGAGAAACTGCTCAACCAGCATCAGAGCATCCGCGAAGAAATCGACAACTACACCGAGGACTACAAGAAGATGATGGAGTACGGCGAGGGTCTCACGTCGGAGCCAACGCAAACCGAGGACCCGCAGTACATGTTCTTGCGCGAGCGTCTGAAGGCGCTGAAGGATGGCTGGGAGGAACTGCACCAGATGTGGGAAAATCGTCAGGTGTTGCTTTCCCAAGGTTTGGATCAGCAACTGTTCAACCGCGATGCCCGCCAGGCCGAGGTACTGCTCAGCCAACAGGAGCATGTGCTTAGCAAGGATGATACCCCGGTCAATCTGGAACAGGCCGAAAATCAGCTGAAACGTCACGAAGCGTTCCTCACGACAATGGAAGCTAACGATGAGAAGTTCAATACGATCGTCCAGGTTGCGGGTCAGATGACGAGCAAGGATCATTTCGACGCAGACAAGATCACGAAGCGTGCCGAAAGCATTGCACACCGGCGTGACGATAACCGTAACCGTGCGCTGGAACTGCACGAGAAGCTAAAGAACCAGGTGAAACTGCACGAGTTCTTGCAGGATATTGAAGAGCTGACGGAGTGGGTGCAGGAGAAGTACATCACCGCACAGGACGACACTTATCGCAGCGCCAAGACGGTGCACTCGAAATGGACCCGACATCAGGCGTTTGAGGCAGAAATTGCCGCTAACAAGGAGCGTCTGCATGAGGCGAAGAAGGCCGCTCAGGAGCTCATGGTGGAGAAGCCGGAGTTCAAGGAAATTATCGAACCGAAGCTGACGGATCTGTCGAAGAACTTCGACGAGCTGGAAACCAGTACCAAGGAAAAGGGTGCCCTTCTGTTCGATGCCAAGCGTGAAGTGATTGTGCAGCAGAGCGTCGACGATATCGATTCGTGGATGGACGACCTAGAGAAGCAGATCATCAACACAGACACTGGCAACGATCTAACCTCGGTGAACATTCTCATGCAGAAGCAACAGATCATCCAAACACAGATGGCCGTGAAGGCTCGCCAGGTGGAGGAGCTTGACAAACAGACGGAGGTACTGACGAAGACTGCCCCGTCCGATGTGGTCGAACCGATCGTGGAGAAGAAGACGGCAGTAAATGCACGTTTCGAAAAGATCAAGGCACCACTGTTGGAACGCCAACGGCAGctagaaaagaagaaggaagcgTTCCAGTTCCGCCGAGATGTCGAGGACGAAAAGTTGTGGATCGACGAGAAGATGCCGCTGGCCGAATCGACCGAATATGGCAACTCGCTGTTCAATGTGCATGTGCTGAAGAAGAAGCACCAGTCGCTGAATACGGAAATCGACAACCACGAGCCACGCATCATGACGATCTGCAACAATGGTCAGAAGCTGATCGACGAAGGTCACGAAGATGCGGGCTCTTACGCCGATCTGATCAGCCAGCTGACGCAGAAGTGGCAGGAGCTGAAGGATGCGGTCGAAAACCGTCACCGCCAGCTGGACCAGTCGGAGAAGGTGCAGCAATACTTCTTCGATGCGGCTGAAGCGGAATCGTGGATGAGCGAACAGGAGCTGTACATGATGGTGGAGGATCGTGGCAAGGACGAAACATCGGCCCAGAATCTGATGAAGAAGCATGAAAGTCTGGAACAATCGGTGGAAGACTATGCCGACACTATTCGCCAGCTGGGTGAAACCGCACGTCAGCTAACGACCGAACAGCACGCGTACAGCGATCAGGTATCGGTGAAACAGTCGCAGCTGGACAAACTGTACGCTGGTTTGAAGGATCTGGCAGGCGAACGTCGTGCCCGTTTGGATGAGGCCCTGCAGCTGTTCATGTTGAGCCGTGAGGTAGATGATCTGGAACAGTGGATTACCGACCGTGAAGTGGTTGCAGGTTCGCACGAGCTTGGACAAGACTACGATCACATTACGCTGCTGTGGGAACGCTTCAACGAGTTCGCCCAGGATACGGCCACCGTTGGCAGTGAGCGCgtcgctaaggcaaacggtaTTGCTGACGATCTTATCCATGCCGGCCACTCGGACAGTGCTACGATCGCCGAATGGAAGGACGGTTTGAATGAGTCCTGGCAGGATCTGCTGGAGTTGATCGAAACACGCAAGGCGATGTTGGCCGCTTCGCGCGAACTGCACAAATTCTTCCACGACTGCAAGGACGTGCTGGGACGCATTAACGAGAAGCAGCATGGCGTTTCGGAGGAGCTGGGCCGTGATGCGGGTGTCGTGTCGGCCCTGCAGCGCAAGCACCAGAACTTCATCCAAGACCTGATGACgctacacgcgcaggtgcaacAGATTCAGGAAGAGTCGGCCAAACTGCAGGCGGCGTACGCCGGTGAGAAGGCACGGGAAATTACGAACCGCGAACACGAAGTGCTAAATGCGTGGGCCCATCTGCAAGCGATGTGCGATGAGCGTCGTGGCAAGCTTGCCGACACCGGTGATCTGTTCAAGTTCTTCAACATGGTCCGCACGCTGATGCTGTGGATGGAGGACGTTGTGCGGCAGATGAACACGTCGGAGAAGCCGCGCGACGTATCGGGCGTCGAACTGCTCATGAACAACCACCAAAGCCTGAAGGCGGAAATTGATACGCGCGAGGATAACTTCAGCGCCTGTCTGGCGTTGGGCAAGGAACTGCTGTCCCGTAATCACTACGCATCGGCTGACATTAAGGATCGATTGTTGCAGCTCACAAACAGCCGAAATGCACTGCTACATCGATGGGAAGAGCGTTGGGAGAATTTGCAGCTGA TTTTGGAAGTGTATCAGTTCGCCCGCGATGCTGCCGTCGCTGAGGCATGGCTTATCGCACAGGAACCGTATCTGATGTCAACCGAGCTGGGACACACTATTGACGAGGTGGAGAATCTAATTAAGAAGCACGAAGCCTTCGAAAAATCTGCCGCTGCCCAAGAGGAACGCTTTAGCGCATTAGAGCGATTGACAACG TTTGAGCTCAAAGAAATGAAGCGTCGCCAGGATGCAGCCGAGGAAGCAGAACGCCAGCGACTGGAAGCGGAAGCGGCCGCACGTGCCGCTGCCGAAGCAGAAGCCGAAGCAGCCCGACAGGCAGAAGCGGCCGCAGCGCGTGATGCAGCCGATGCACCAGGTTCACCACATTCCACCCGCGAACAAGAGTCAG TTGCCGGTGAGACGTTCGTATCGCGAAGGCATTCCGGTACACCGAAGGAACGGTCCAGCAGTTCGGCAAGTGCATCGGCCGGCGTTAAGGTCAGTCGACGGTCTCGCTCCAAAAGCCCGTTCCGGAGCTTCAGATGGAAGCGTACCGCCTCGAAAGCGGACGAAGCGGCCTCCGATGACGAAG ATCGTCCTAGTCCAGGTGGAGCAGATGAAGGTGCACAGGAAGGAATCCTTACACGCAAACACGAATGGGAATCGACTACGAAGAAGGCTTCGAACCGTTCCTGGGATAAA GTCTATTGTGTTGCCCGTAGCGGCCGGTTAACGTTCTTCAAGGATCAACGATCAGCAAAATCGGTACCGGAGCAGACGTTCCGCGGTGAGCCACCGCTAGAGCTGAAGGGTGCTCAGATCGAAATCGCCAGCGATTACACGAAGAAGAAGCACGTGTTCAGAATCAA ACTATCGAATGGCGGTGAATTCCTGCTCCAGTGTCACGATGATTCCGAGATGCAGCAATGGGTAACGGCTTTGAAAGCACAATGCGAGCTTGACGCTAGCGGCGAAGGTCGTTCGCTAACGCTGCCCGCTTCCTCTCAGAAGGATGAACAGAAGAGACGGTCATTCTTTACACTGAAGAAAAA TTAA